A stretch of the Streptomyces sp. WMMB303 genome encodes the following:
- a CDS encoding sodium:solute symporter — MAVDYLVMTAYLLGLVGAGWWGRRRAASRSEFLVAGRRLGPLMYTGTMAAIVLGGASTVGGVALGYSYGISGAAMVLAIGLGLLALSIFFSARIARLRVYTVAEMLSLRYGDAASVISGVVMWMYTLMLVVTSTIAYASVFDVLFDVPRWAAIVIGGTIVVGYSVLGGMWSITLTDMVQFVVQSVGVLLLLLPIAVVKAGGFAAMADRLPHGYLSPASIGGQTILTYVLIYSFGMLIGQDIWQRVFTARSDRVAAWGGTAAGAYCLVYAVAGAVIGMATKTLHPRLADADQAFAAIVQHALPAGVKGLVLAAALSAMMSTASGALIASATVAHHDVWVRLRRLVRPRSGDPAPGEESGGVAADRVAVAVLGVVSMALACLLGDVIAALTVAYDLLVGGLLIPVLGGLVWRRGNLQGALASMVAGGGTVIAFMVSDGLLANEPIYYGLLAGLVAYVVVSLATRPTEEAVVDAWRRRLAGEHPDRPATAERPAAGSPAAAGV, encoded by the coding sequence ATGGCCGTCGACTACCTCGTCATGACCGCATACCTGCTGGGCCTGGTCGGCGCCGGCTGGTGGGGCAGGAGGCGCGCAGCGTCCAGAAGCGAGTTCCTGGTGGCCGGGCGGCGGCTCGGGCCGCTGATGTACACGGGCACGATGGCCGCCATCGTGCTCGGCGGCGCCTCGACCGTCGGCGGGGTGGCCCTGGGCTACAGCTACGGCATCTCCGGCGCCGCCATGGTGCTGGCCATCGGGCTGGGGCTGCTGGCGCTGAGCATCTTCTTCTCCGCCCGGATCGCCCGACTGCGCGTGTACACCGTCGCCGAGATGCTCTCGCTGCGGTACGGGGACGCCGCCAGCGTCATCTCCGGCGTGGTGATGTGGATGTACACGCTCATGCTGGTCGTGACCTCGACCATCGCCTACGCCAGCGTCTTCGACGTGCTGTTCGACGTACCGCGGTGGGCCGCGATCGTCATCGGCGGCACGATCGTCGTCGGCTACTCCGTCCTCGGCGGTATGTGGTCCATCACGCTCACCGACATGGTGCAGTTCGTCGTCCAGAGCGTGGGTGTGCTCCTCCTGCTGCTGCCCATCGCCGTCGTCAAGGCCGGCGGCTTCGCCGCCATGGCCGACCGGCTGCCGCACGGCTACCTCTCCCCGGCCTCCATCGGCGGCCAGACCATCCTCACCTACGTGCTGATCTACAGCTTCGGCATGCTCATCGGTCAGGACATCTGGCAGCGGGTCTTCACCGCGCGCAGCGACCGGGTCGCCGCCTGGGGAGGCACCGCAGCGGGCGCCTACTGCCTGGTCTACGCCGTGGCCGGCGCCGTCATCGGCATGGCCACCAAGACGCTCCACCCGCGGCTCGCCGATGCCGACCAGGCGTTCGCCGCCATCGTCCAGCACGCCCTGCCCGCCGGGGTCAAGGGACTGGTCCTGGCCGCCGCCCTCTCCGCGATGATGTCCACGGCCAGCGGTGCGCTGATCGCCTCCGCCACGGTCGCGCACCACGACGTCTGGGTCCGGCTGCGCCGTCTGGTCCGCCCCCGGAGCGGCGACCCCGCACCGGGCGAGGAGTCCGGCGGCGTCGCCGCCGACCGGGTCGCCGTCGCCGTCCTCGGCGTGGTGTCCATGGCCCTCGCCTGCCTCCTCGGCGACGTCATCGCGGCCCTCACCGTGGCCTACGACCTGCTCGTCGGTGGTCTGCTGATACCCGTGCTCGGCGGCCTGGTCTGGCGGCGCGGCAACCTCCAGGGCGCCCTCGCCTCGATGGTCGCGGGCGGCGGCACGGTGATCGCCTTTATGGTGTCCGACGGGCTTCTCGCCAACGAGCCGATCTACTACGGCCTGCTCGCCGGCCTGGTCGCCTACGTGGTCGTCAGCCTCGCCACCAGGCCGACCGAGGAAGCCGTCGTCGACGCGTGGCGCCGGCGCCTGGCGGGCGAGCACCCGGACCGCCCGGCGACCGCGGAGCGCCCCGCGGCCGGCAGCCCGGCGGCCGCCGGCGTCTGA
- a CDS encoding PucR family transcriptional regulator → MAGTEQFAVPLSTLLGDPALGLTRIAGPAEDRLISTVGTTEVEDPVPYLVGGELLLTAGVRLPSGPDGIEEYVSRVAAAGVAALGFGVAPVHQEVPAELAAACDRHGLPLLRLPPRTPFVAVGQAVYDAIAEVRNSTLRRISTAQSTLASAAARPDALRAVLQQLSAHTEAASVLFDAQGNELFAAGRRPPDPGPRLLRELAVRTLARSKGTSAQGRPAPPAAAAHHHAGVHLTVHTLPGADGAAPLALGQAADAAPTPVHRQVTGTATVLLSLLTSPSHALGADTRGVGALVRLMLGAAPAEVAHALLPDDGPGGADHWVVVHGRRQRSRPGAEGRASTDPAQLAALGTALGTPYLHLDRARLRALVPSAPDAPPSPPARAAALGWTLGFSSPVPAAELPGADAQAERALERAVASEASAVVHSAAHTLHSLVSAHEAREHARARFAPLSRAPAPGAAVLLGTLRTWLAFHGTWDRTAAELRVHRNTVRHRLARVAELLDVDLHDPEVRMELWFALRWLPDDPAAGTRGSG, encoded by the coding sequence ATGGCCGGGACCGAGCAGTTCGCCGTTCCCCTCAGCACGCTGCTCGGCGACCCCGCGCTGGGCCTGACCCGGATCGCCGGTCCGGCCGAGGACCGCCTCATCAGCACGGTCGGCACCACCGAGGTCGAGGACCCGGTACCCTACCTCGTCGGCGGTGAGCTCCTCCTCACCGCCGGGGTGCGGCTGCCGTCCGGGCCGGACGGCATCGAGGAGTACGTGTCCCGCGTCGCCGCCGCCGGAGTCGCCGCGCTGGGCTTCGGTGTGGCGCCGGTCCACCAGGAGGTTCCCGCCGAGCTCGCCGCCGCCTGCGACCGCCACGGGCTGCCGTTGCTGCGGCTGCCGCCCCGCACCCCCTTCGTGGCCGTCGGCCAGGCTGTGTACGACGCCATCGCCGAGGTACGCAACAGCACGCTGCGGCGGATCTCCACGGCGCAGTCCACGCTCGCTTCGGCCGCCGCCCGCCCGGACGCGCTCCGCGCCGTACTCCAGCAGCTCAGCGCGCACACCGAGGCCGCCTCGGTACTCTTCGACGCCCAGGGAAACGAGTTGTTCGCCGCGGGCCGCCGCCCGCCCGACCCCGGCCCGCGGCTGCTGCGCGAGCTCGCCGTGCGCACTCTCGCCCGCTCCAAGGGCACTTCGGCGCAGGGCAGACCGGCGCCCCCCGCCGCCGCGGCCCACCACCACGCCGGTGTCCACCTCACCGTGCACACCCTGCCCGGCGCCGACGGCGCCGCCCCGCTGGCTCTCGGCCAGGCCGCCGACGCGGCCCCCACGCCGGTCCACCGCCAGGTGACCGGCACGGCGACCGTACTGCTGTCCCTGCTCACCAGCCCCAGCCACGCCCTCGGCGCCGACACCCGTGGGGTCGGGGCCCTGGTGCGGCTCATGCTCGGGGCCGCACCGGCCGAGGTCGCGCACGCGCTGCTCCCCGACGACGGGCCGGGCGGAGCCGACCACTGGGTCGTGGTGCACGGCCGACGGCAGCGGTCCCGGCCCGGCGCCGAGGGCCGGGCGTCCACCGACCCGGCTCAACTCGCCGCACTGGGCACCGCGCTCGGCACTCCCTATCTGCACCTCGACCGGGCGCGGCTGCGGGCTCTGGTCCCGAGCGCGCCGGACGCCCCGCCGAGCCCGCCCGCGCGGGCCGCCGCCCTCGGGTGGACCCTCGGCTTCAGCTCACCGGTACCGGCGGCCGAGCTGCCCGGCGCCGACGCGCAGGCCGAGCGGGCGCTGGAGCGGGCCGTCGCCAGCGAGGCTTCCGCGGTGGTGCACAGCGCGGCGCACACCCTCCACTCGCTGGTGTCCGCGCACGAGGCGCGCGAGCACGCCCGGGCCCGGTTCGCGCCGCTCTCCCGGGCCCCGGCCCCCGGTGCCGCCGTCCTGCTGGGCACCCTGCGCACCTGGCTGGCCTTCCACGGCACCTGGGACCGCACTGCGGCCGAGCTGCGGGTGCACCGCAACACCGTGCGGCACCGCCTGGCGCGCGTCGCCGAACTCCTCGACGTCGACCTGCACGATCCCGAGGTCCGCATGGAGCTCTGGTTCGCCCTGCGCTGGCTGCCGGACGACCCGGCCGCGGGAACGCGGGGCTCCGGCTGA
- a CDS encoding L,D-transpeptidase family protein: MPANTFPRSVRKAHTPALALLLLLGLAEAVPAQALVPPLGGTAAGHPRSGTGRPAEQQPAPQGSAPQGSEPQGSEPQDPARQESEPQEPEPQDPARQESEPQEPEPQPECTTGTGPRQREVEGYLGLPVDGTQSPQDCAAIRDFQEREGVLPADGLASPATYRALYARWAAGHPEQLLADAHCPAERGRVACLDLTHQVMWLLKGRKVVVRAVPLRSGAPGYETRTGRFSIQRRVRDDYSTLYHQPMPFSQYFSGGQALHGTRKNIYSPPGSHGCVNLRHDDAERLWNWMRVGDTVRIWGRKPPS; this comes from the coding sequence ATGCCAGCGAACACATTCCCGCGGTCCGTACGAAAAGCACACACTCCCGCCCTCGCGCTGCTGTTGCTGCTCGGGCTCGCCGAAGCCGTGCCCGCGCAGGCGCTCGTCCCGCCCCTGGGCGGCACCGCGGCCGGGCACCCGCGCTCCGGAACGGGCCGTCCCGCCGAACAGCAGCCCGCACCGCAGGGATCCGCACCGCAGGGATCCGAACCGCAGGGGTCCGAACCGCAGGACCCCGCACGGCAGGAGTCCGAACCGCAGGAGCCCGAACCGCAGGACCCCGCACGGCAGGAGTCCGAACCGCAGGAGCCCGAACCGCAACCCGAGTGCACCACCGGAACAGGCCCCCGGCAGCGCGAGGTCGAGGGATACCTGGGGCTCCCGGTGGACGGTACGCAATCGCCACAGGACTGCGCCGCCATCCGCGACTTCCAGGAACGGGAGGGCGTGCTCCCCGCGGACGGCCTCGCCTCGCCCGCCACCTACCGGGCCCTGTACGCACGCTGGGCGGCCGGGCACCCCGAGCAGCTGCTGGCGGACGCGCACTGCCCGGCCGAACGCGGGCGTGTCGCCTGCCTCGATCTGACCCACCAGGTGATGTGGCTGCTCAAGGGCCGCAAGGTCGTCGTCCGGGCGGTGCCCCTGCGCAGCGGCGCGCCGGGGTACGAGACGCGCACCGGACGGTTCTCCATCCAGCGGCGGGTGCGGGACGACTACTCGACCCTCTACCACCAGCCGATGCCGTTCAGCCAGTACTTCAGCGGTGGCCAGGCCCTGCACGGCACCCGCAAGAACATCTACAGCCCGCCCGGCTCGCACGGTTGCGTCAACCTCCGCCACGACGACGCGGAGCGCCTCTGGAACTGGATGCGGGTCGGGGACACCGTCCGCATCTGGGGGCGCAAGCCCCCGTCCTGA
- a CDS encoding aromatic acid exporter family protein: protein MAEEREESPEGGRPMAESSRRARARQWLERAKGSAGYERQTLELIGKSALAATAAWYVAHNVLAAQSPAFAPFSAVLIMQVTIYQSLVQALRYVAAVSAGVMVQAALGYLAGPDLLTFVLVALIAMAIGRWRRLGSQGSQVATAAFFAFSTYAAASGNLERIEELGQILLLVGIGCGIGVLINVTVVPPMRYRSAEYGIRVLAHSLCDLISDIAPALREGDLNDERTSHWRQRAATLGSQVTQARSALNTAVESKYYNPRQLLPGHRTQHDFTGYQELVDALERVTHQLTSLTRALHQWPEDEHGEDCRAFLTDYAGLLEALSRITRLFSEIEEQHLPRQAKGLCRAAEAAQEKRTALVESVRETSLPTDDPSRPYGILLAEATRLMEEAQHSCDILQHTVDEAAQTGELQERTEG, encoded by the coding sequence ATGGCCGAAGAGCGGGAGGAGTCCCCGGAGGGCGGCCGCCCGATGGCGGAGTCCAGCAGGCGCGCGCGGGCGAGGCAGTGGCTGGAGCGGGCGAAGGGGTCGGCCGGGTACGAGCGGCAGACCCTGGAACTCATCGGCAAGAGCGCGCTGGCGGCCACCGCGGCCTGGTACGTCGCACACAACGTGCTGGCCGCGCAGAGCCCCGCCTTCGCACCCTTCTCCGCGGTCCTCATCATGCAGGTGACCATCTATCAGTCGCTGGTGCAGGCCCTGCGGTACGTCGCCGCGGTCTCGGCCGGAGTGATGGTGCAGGCCGCGCTGGGCTATCTGGCAGGGCCCGACCTGCTGACCTTCGTACTGGTCGCGCTCATCGCGATGGCCATCGGCCGATGGCGGCGACTGGGATCCCAGGGCTCCCAGGTGGCGACGGCCGCGTTCTTCGCCTTCTCCACCTATGCCGCCGCCTCCGGAAACCTCGAACGCATCGAGGAACTGGGCCAGATCCTGCTGCTCGTCGGTATCGGCTGCGGGATCGGCGTGCTGATCAACGTCACCGTCGTACCGCCGATGCGCTACCGGAGCGCCGAGTACGGCATCCGCGTCCTCGCCCACTCGCTGTGCGACCTGATCAGCGACATCGCCCCCGCGCTGCGCGAAGGCGACCTGAACGACGAGCGCACCTCCCACTGGCGGCAGCGCGCCGCGACCCTGGGGTCGCAGGTGACACAGGCACGCTCGGCGCTGAACACCGCCGTGGAAAGTAAGTACTACAACCCCCGGCAACTGCTGCCCGGGCACCGCACGCAGCACGACTTCACCGGCTACCAGGAACTGGTCGACGCACTGGAGCGCGTCACCCACCAGCTCACCTCGCTGACCCGGGCCCTGCACCAGTGGCCCGAGGACGAGCACGGCGAGGACTGCCGCGCGTTCCTGACGGACTACGCGGGGCTGCTGGAGGCGCTCTCCCGGATCACCCGGCTGTTCAGCGAGATCGAAGAACAGCACCTGCCACGGCAGGCGAAGGGGCTGTGCCGCGCGGCGGAGGCGGCACAGGAGAAGCGGACGGCCCTGGTCGAGAGCGTCCGGGAGACCTCGCTGCCGACCGACGACCCGTCCCGCCCCTACGGCATCCTCCTCGCGGAGGCGACCCGGCTGATGGAGGAGGCCCAGCACTCCTGCGACATACTCCAGCACACCGTCGACGAGGCGGCGCAGACCGGCGAACTCCAGGAGCGGACGGAGGGGTGA
- a CDS encoding phospholipase C, phosphocholine-specific, translating to MPELNRRRFLQIAGATAGFSALSGSIERAAAIPAARRSGTIDDVEHIVVLMQENRSFDHYFGTLSGVRGFGDPRPAAPTGKRTVWQQSDGHKDVLPYHPDAENLGMQFIAGLNHDWAGGHQAWNDGRYDQWIPAKGTGTMAYLTRKDIPFHYALADAFTVCDAYHCSMIGATDPNRYYMWSGYAGNDGKGGGPVLGNEEAGYGWTTYPERLEEAGVSWKIYQDIGDGLDADGHWGWIEDAYRGNYGDNSLLYFDAYRNARPGDPLHDKARTGTDAQQGDGFFDHLKADVQADRLPKISWIAAPEAFTEHPNFPANYGAWYISQVLDALTATPEVWAKTALFITYDENDGYFDHVVPPYPPASAAQGRATADTTLDQYTGGLSGYAPGPYGFGQRVPMLVVSPWSTGGYVCSELFDHTSILRFMERRFGVHEPHISPWRRSLCGDLTSAFDFTLKDTDPADLPSTAAYEPPDRERHDSYVPKPPAKPVLPRQESGSRHTRPLPYAPLVDGAARTSEGRFTLTFSGGESAGAFFLVTSANRTDGPWTYSTEAGKELSDTWNSAYSGGSYDLTAHGPNGFLRTFKGPNGQAGCEVTARHLAHSGDIELTLTNAADADRTLTVSNAYGGAEQTHTVRPGGKVVRTVPLGQSKRWYDLTVTCEADPAWQRRLAGHVETGEAGVSDPATLTD from the coding sequence ATGCCAGAACTCAACCGGCGCCGGTTCCTCCAGATAGCCGGCGCGACCGCGGGCTTCTCGGCCCTCTCCGGCAGCATCGAGCGGGCCGCCGCCATCCCCGCGGCCCGCCGTTCCGGCACGATCGACGACGTCGAGCACATCGTCGTGCTGATGCAGGAGAACCGCTCCTTCGACCACTACTTCGGCACCCTCAGCGGAGTACGCGGCTTCGGCGACCCGCGTCCGGCGGCACCTACCGGGAAGCGGACCGTCTGGCAGCAGTCCGACGGACACAAGGACGTACTGCCCTACCACCCCGACGCCGAGAACCTGGGCATGCAGTTCATCGCGGGCCTCAACCACGACTGGGCCGGCGGCCACCAGGCGTGGAACGACGGCCGGTACGACCAGTGGATCCCCGCCAAGGGCACCGGCACCATGGCGTACCTGACCCGGAAGGACATCCCCTTCCACTACGCGCTCGCCGACGCCTTCACCGTCTGCGACGCCTACCACTGCTCGATGATCGGCGCCACCGACCCCAACCGCTACTACATGTGGAGCGGGTACGCCGGAAACGACGGCAAGGGAGGCGGCCCCGTCCTGGGCAACGAGGAGGCCGGCTACGGCTGGACCACCTACCCCGAACGCCTGGAGGAGGCCGGTGTCTCCTGGAAGATCTACCAGGACATCGGCGACGGCCTCGACGCGGACGGCCACTGGGGCTGGATCGAGGACGCCTACCGCGGCAACTACGGTGACAACTCGCTGCTCTACTTCGACGCGTACCGCAACGCCCGGCCCGGCGACCCGCTCCACGACAAGGCCCGCACCGGCACCGACGCCCAGCAGGGCGACGGCTTCTTCGACCACCTCAAGGCCGACGTCCAGGCTGACAGGCTCCCGAAGATCTCCTGGATCGCCGCACCCGAGGCGTTCACCGAGCACCCGAACTTCCCCGCCAACTACGGGGCCTGGTACATCTCCCAGGTGCTGGACGCGCTGACCGCCACCCCGGAGGTCTGGGCGAAGACGGCGCTGTTCATCACCTATGACGAGAACGACGGCTACTTCGACCACGTCGTACCGCCCTACCCGCCGGCCTCCGCAGCCCAGGGCCGTGCCACCGCGGACACCACCCTCGACCAGTACACCGGCGGGCTCTCCGGATACGCACCCGGGCCCTACGGCTTCGGCCAGCGGGTGCCGATGCTCGTCGTCTCGCCCTGGAGCACCGGCGGTTACGTGTGCTCCGAACTGTTCGACCACACCTCCATCCTCCGCTTCATGGAACGCCGCTTCGGGGTGCACGAGCCGCACATCTCACCGTGGCGCCGGTCCCTGTGCGGCGACCTGACCTCGGCGTTCGACTTCACCCTCAAGGACACCGACCCCGCGGACCTGCCGAGCACCGCCGCCTACGAGCCCCCGGACCGGGAACGACACGACAGCTATGTGCCCAAGCCGCCGGCAAAGCCGGTGCTGCCCCGCCAGGAGTCCGGTTCGCGGCACACGCGCCCGCTGCCGTACGCCCCGCTGGTGGACGGCGCGGCCCGGACCTCGGAGGGCAGGTTCACCCTCACCTTCAGCGGCGGTGAGTCGGCGGGCGCCTTCTTCCTCGTCACCTCAGCGAACCGCACCGACGGCCCCTGGACCTACAGCACCGAGGCGGGCAAGGAGCTGTCCGACACCTGGAACAGCGCCTACTCCGGCGGCAGCTACGACCTGACGGCGCACGGCCCGAACGGCTTCCTGCGCACCTTCAAGGGCCCCAACGGGCAGGCGGGCTGCGAGGTGACCGCGCGCCACCTCGCCCACAGCGGCGACATCGAGCTGACCCTCACCAACGCGGCGGACGCCGACCGCACGCTGACGGTGAGCAACGCCTACGGCGGCGCCGAGCAGACGCACACGGTGCGCCCGGGCGGCAAGGTCGTACGCACGGTGCCGCTGGGGCAGAGCAAGCGCTGGTACGACCTCACGGTCACCTGCGAGGCCGACCCCGCCTGGCAGCGCCGCCTCGCCGGCCACGTCGAGACCGGCGAGGCAGGCGTCAGCGACCCGGCCACGCTGACCGACTGA